Below is a genomic region from Deinococcus koreensis.
CTGCGGTCTGGTGCAGGGCTTCCCCGACGGCACCTTCCGCGGCAACGAGAACCTGACCCGCTACCAGGCCGCGCTGGTGTTCTACCGCCTGCTGCAGTCCGGCACGCTGGCCCAGTGTGGCTTCAGCGCCGGCGACATGACCACCATCTCCAACGGGATGCAGGAAGTCAGCACCGAGCTGGCCGCCATCGCCAACCGCGTGACCGACCTGGAGAAGCTCAGCGCTGACCAGCAGGCCCGCATTACCGCGCTGGAAGAGAAGATCAACGCGGTGGGCACCGCCGGCACCGGCACCGCCAGCGCCGACGTGACCGCCCTGCAGGCGCGCATCGACGCCCTGGAAGCCGCCATCCGCAACATCCCGGCGGGCCCCGCGGGCCCGGCCGGTCCTGCGGGCCCCGCCGGCCCGGCCGGTCCTGCGGGCACCAGCGCGACCGTGACCACGCCCCCCGTGGCCACCACCCCCGCCGAACCCGCCCCGACCACGGTCGTGATCGGCGAGCCCGCCCCCGAAGCCGCCATGAACGCCAGCTCCCTGTACGCCGGTGTGAGCGTGGGCGCCCGCACCAGCCAGGATCAGTGCGTGGTGCGCGGCAACCCCGTCAGCTACTGCGTGACCGCCGGCGCCGTGATCGGCTCGACCAACGTGATCGGCCCCGTGGGTGCCCGCGTCGCCGCCGAGTACCAGCCCGGCAACAACGGCGTGAGCGCCGACGTGAACGCCACCTACCACCTGAACTCGGGCGGCAGCCTGACCCCCTACGTGGGCGCGGGCCTCGGTCTGACCAGCAGCCAGGCGCGCACCGGCTCCGGCCAGGCCACCGACCTGTACGCCAACGTGCTGCTCGGCGCCGACTTCCGCATCACCAACTCGATCGCCGCCTATGTGGAAGGCAACGGCCGCTACTACCTGAGCAACAAGGGTCTGGGCGCCGGTCAGGGCAATGTCGCTACCAACACCGACGCTCAGAACGCTGCCCGCCGCGGCTTCGGCGTGGCCGTCAAGGCCGGCCTGAAGTTCTACTTCTAAACCTCTGAGCACCCCGGGAACTGAGGTTTCCGGACACCGTGGCCCTCCTCGTGGGGGCCACGTTTTCTGTTACCGATATCCGGCTGTTCGTTGTCTGATCCGGGCCCGGCTGGCGTCGGTGCCTCCCCGAGATCCACCAGCCGTCGGCCGGCCTCTGCCGTCTGACCACCGGAGGCCCGGCCTGCCGCTTCGGTTCCATCCCTCATGCTCCAGCCCCGGTGCCCCAGCCCCGATGGCGGGGTTTTTTCCGGTCGCCAGCGGCGGAGCGGCGCTACACTGAGGGCTATGCGGTTCGTGTCCTTTCTTCAGGTGCTGCTTCTGCTGTCCATCGCGGCGTACCTGCTGCTGGTCACGCTGGAGAATCCGCTGCCCGTGCGCCTGCCCCTGCCGCTGGGCGGCGGCGAACTCTCGCTGTCGGTGGGCCTGACCGTCACGCTGTTTCTGGTGCTGGGCGCGCTGTACGCCACGCTGCTGCTGCTGCCGCCCGTGTGGCGTGCCCAGGCCCGCCGCCGCCGCGAGGGGCAGGAGCGCGCGCGGGTCGAGGAGCGGCTGACCGCCACCCTGCAGGCCCGCCTGGGCTCCATGGCCGCGCCAGTGCCCGGCGCTGGCATGAGCGGGGGTCTCAGCAGTGCCAGCCCCAGCCATCCCAGTGTCAGCCACCACAGCGCCGAGGGGGCCCCCGGCAGTGAACTGCACCTGCAGACGCCCACCGCGGCCCCCGAGCGGGACGTGATATGAGCCCGAGATCCAGCCAGGCGCCCGACCGGCCCGAAGCGTCATGGCTCCTGGCGCCGCCCGCCAGCCGCGAGGAACTGCTCTCGGTGATGCGGACGTGGCGGGTCTCGCCGCCGGTGGCGCAGGTGCTGAGCGGGCGCGGGCTGACCCCGGCGCTGCTCGACCCGCCGCTCTCCCCCACCCCCAACCCGGCCCTGCGGGAAGCGGCGCGGCGGCTGGTGCGGGCGATGGGAGCGAACAAACGCATCCGTATCCACGGCGACTACGACGCCGACGGCGTGAGCGCCACCGCCGTGCTGGTGCTGGGCCTGCGGGCACTGGGCGCCGACGTGCACGGCTTCATTCCCCACCGGCTGAACGAGGGCTACGGGGTTCACCCCGACAAGGTCGAGGAACACGCCGCGGCCTGCGAGGTGCTGGTCACGGTGGACTGCGGCGTGACCAACGTGCAGGAGGTCGCGGCGCTCGTGGCGCGGGGCCTGGAGGTCATCGTCACGGATCACCACGCGCCGGGCCCCGATTTCCCGGCGGCGCTGGTCGTCCACCCGAGCCTCACCGATCACTACGACCACGCCCTGCACAACCTGACCGGCGCGGGCGTGGCCTACCACCTGCTGTGGGCGGTGCACAGCGAACTGGGCCTGCCCGAACCCCGCGCCCTGAGCGCCCTGGCGACGCTGGGCACGGTGGCCGACGTGGCCCCGCTGATCGGTGAGAACCGCGCCCTGGTGCGCGCCGGGCTGGACGCGCTGGCCGAGACCGAGCTGCCGGGCCTGCGGGCGCTGCTGGAGGCCGGGCGGGTGCGGCGGCCCACCGCCCGCGACGTGGCCTTCATCCTGGCGCCGCGCATCAACGCGGCCGGCCGGCTGGGCGAGGCCGACATCGCGCTGGAGCTGCTGACCACCGCCAGCGCCCACGACGCCCGGCGGCTGGCCGAATACCTGGAGATCCGCAACGTCGAGCGCCGCAAGCTGCAGGACGACATGTTCGAGCAGGCGCTGGGCATCGCCGACCCGTCCGACCCCGCGCTGGTGGTCACGCACGAGGGCTGGCACGCGGGCGTGATGGGCATCGTGGCGAGCAAGCTCCTCGAGACCTTCCACAAGCCGGTGTTCATCATCGCGCAGGGCAAGGGTTCGGTGAGGAGCACGCCGGGCATCAGCGCCGTGGACGGCCTGCGCTTCAGCGATGACCTGCTCCGGCGCTACGGGGGGCATCCGGGCGCCGCCGGCTTCGCCATCGAGGATGGGCAGCTCAGCGCCTTCCGCGAGCGCATCCACGCCTTCGTGCGGCAGTTCCCGGCCCCCCGGGCGCGCGTGCGGCTGGACGCCGGGCTGCCGATCCTGGGCGCCACCCCCGACCTGCTCACCGAAACGGCCGCCTTCGAGCCCTTCGGGGAGGGCCATGCGCCCCCGCTGTGGCACGTGCGCGACCACCTCAGCGAGACCCGGCTGGTGGGCAAGCGCGGCGACAGCCTGCAGTTCAGGGTGGGGCCGCTCCGGGGCATCAAGTACGGCGAGCACGACGACACGCCGGGCGAGCGCGACCTGGCCTCTCATCTGGTGAGCAGCGAGTGGCGCGGACAGAGCCGCCTGGAATTCCACGCCCAGGCGCTGCGCCCCCCCGGTCAGGTCACCCTGGACGTGTCGGAGAGCGGCGCCAGCGTGCCCCGCCTGCAGCCGCAGGGGGCCATGGAACACCTGCGCGCGGGGGCCAGCGCCTACGCCCTGGGGCCGGTCGCAGCCTACCTGAAGGACAACGTGCCGGGCCTGACCCTGGTGGAGGGCGGCGAGGCGCATCCGGGCGGCGAGCTGATCCTCTACGCCCTGCCGGCCGAGGACGACCTGCGGCGCTGGCTCGCGGACGGGCGCGTGGCCTTCGCCTTCGGGCCCAAGACCCTCTCGGAGCTGGAGGGCGCCCTGACCCGCCACCACCTGGCCGCCCCGCCGCCCAACCCGCTGCAGGACGCGACCCTGGACGATCCTCACATGGAGGCCGCCGCCGACGCCTACCGCCGCTGGCAGTGGGCGCACCACCACAAGGTGCTCGACGACGCCGGCTGGAGCGCGAGCGTGTACGCCATGCTGGGGCTGCCGGCCCTGGCA
It encodes:
- a CDS encoding lipopolysaccharide assembly protein LapA domain-containing protein; protein product: MRFVSFLQVLLLLSIAAYLLLVTLENPLPVRLPLPLGGGELSLSVGLTVTLFLVLGALYATLLLLPPVWRAQARRRREGQERARVEERLTATLQARLGSMAAPVPGAGMSGGLSSASPSHPSVSHHSAEGAPGSELHLQTPTAAPERDVI
- a CDS encoding single-stranded-DNA-specific exonuclease RecJ; translated protein: MSPRSSQAPDRPEASWLLAPPASREELLSVMRTWRVSPPVAQVLSGRGLTPALLDPPLSPTPNPALREAARRLVRAMGANKRIRIHGDYDADGVSATAVLVLGLRALGADVHGFIPHRLNEGYGVHPDKVEEHAAACEVLVTVDCGVTNVQEVAALVARGLEVIVTDHHAPGPDFPAALVVHPSLTDHYDHALHNLTGAGVAYHLLWAVHSELGLPEPRALSALATLGTVADVAPLIGENRALVRAGLDALAETELPGLRALLEAGRVRRPTARDVAFILAPRINAAGRLGEADIALELLTTASAHDARRLAEYLEIRNVERRKLQDDMFEQALGIADPSDPALVVTHEGWHAGVMGIVASKLLETFHKPVFIIAQGKGSVRSTPGISAVDGLRFSDDLLRRYGGHPGAAGFAIEDGQLSAFRERIHAFVRQFPAPRARVRLDAGLPILGATPDLLTETAAFEPFGEGHAPPLWHVRDHLSETRLVGKRGDSLQFRVGPLRGIKYGEHDDTPGERDLASHLVSSEWRGQSRLEFHAQALRPPGQVTLDVSESGASVPRLQPQGAMEHLRAGASAYALGPVAAYLKDNVPGLTLVEGGEAHPGGELILYALPAEDDLRRWLADGRVAFAFGPKTLSELEGALTRHHLAAPPPNPLQDATLDDPHMEAAADAYRRWQWAHHHKVLDDAGWSASVYAMLGLPALATPDHDRALSPA
- a CDS encoding S-layer homology domain-containing protein, encoding MRKSLLLVTTLALSLGAAGAQTTPAAPAATPAQVTLSDVPAGHWAKDAVDKIVSCGLVQGFPDGTFRGNENLTRYQAALVFYRLLQSGTLAQCGFSAGDMTTISNGMQEVSTELAAIANRVTDLEKLSADQQARITALEEKINAVGTAGTGTASADVTALQARIDALEAAIRNIPAGPAGPAGPAGPAGPAGPAGTSATVTTPPVATTPAEPAPTTVVIGEPAPEAAMNASSLYAGVSVGARTSQDQCVVRGNPVSYCVTAGAVIGSTNVIGPVGARVAAEYQPGNNGVSADVNATYHLNSGGSLTPYVGAGLGLTSSQARTGSGQATDLYANVLLGADFRITNSIAAYVEGNGRYYLSNKGLGAGQGNVATNTDAQNAARRGFGVAVKAGLKFYF